The proteins below are encoded in one region of Oncorhynchus nerka isolate Pitt River linkage group LG15, Oner_Uvic_2.0, whole genome shotgun sequence:
- the LOC135560155 gene encoding fascin-like, translating into MCSNGASNGTSDMLQIQFGLINCGNKYLTAETFGFKINASATSLKKKQIWTLEQSGEEATGNVFCLKSHLGRYIAVDKDGNVTGDSESSGPETRFIITAHDDGRWSLQSEVHGRYLGGTEDRISCFAQTASVAEKWSVHIAMHPQVNIFSVTRKRYAHLSSKVDEVSIDRDVPWGVDSLITLVFRDQRYHLQTSDNRFLKNDGSLEAAPDKTTGYTLEFRSGKVAFRDCSGRYLAPSGPSGTMKSGKTSRVGKDEMFSLEQSHPQVVLTASNERNVSTRQGMDLSANQDEEGDQEVFQVEMSRENRKCAFRTAAGKYWTLTSSGGLQCTASTKTANCYFDMEYCGKKLTLRAANGKYVAAKKNGQLAATVDVAGESEEFLMKLINRPIIVLRGEHGFIGCRKVTGTLDSNRSSYDYFTLTFREGTYSLQDSTGKFWMVGSEASVVSSSDDPVDFLLEFCDYNKVAIRSVADGKYLHGDHAGVLKANADNLETATLWEY; encoded by the exons ATGTGTAGTAACGGAGCAAGTAACGGGACAAGCGATATGCTTCAGATCCAGTTTGGTTTGATCAACTGTGGGAATAAATACCTAACCGCTGAAACGTTCGGTTTTAAAATCAACGCGTCGGCCACGAGCTTGAAGAAGAAGCAgatttggactctggagcagagcGGGGAAGAGGCTACCGGTAATGTGTTCTGTCTCAAGTCGCATCTGGGTCGGTACATAGCGGTGGATAAAGACGGGAACGTTACCGGGGATAGTGAGAGTTCTGGACCCGAGACCCGGTTCATCATCACGGCTCACGACGATGGAAGATGGTCTCTGCAg TCAGAGGTCCATGGCAGATATCTGGGAGGCACAGAGGACAGGATCAGCTGCTTTGCCCAG ACTGCATCAGTGGCTGAAAAATGGAGTGTTCACATTGCCATGCATCCTCAG GTGAACATCTTCAGTGTGACCAGGAAGCGTTATGCCCACCTGTCCTCCAAGGTGGATGAGGTCTCTATCGACCGCGACGTCCCGTGGGGGGTGGACTCCCTGATCACCCTGGTGTTCAGAGACCAACGCTACCACCTGCAGACGTCTGATAACCGCTTCCTGAAGAACGACGGCAGCCTGGAGGCGGCGCCGGACAAGACCACCGGGTACACGCTGGAGTTCCGCTCCGGCAAGGTGGCGTTCAGGGATTGTTCCGGGCGCTACCTGGCGCCGTCGGGCCCGAGCGGGACCATGAAGAGCGGGAAGACGAGCCGCGTGGGGAAGGATGAGATGTTCTCTCTGGAGCAGAGTCACCCTCAGGTGGTTCTCACCGCCAGCAACGAGAGGAACGTCTCCACCAGGCAAG GCATGGACCTGTCAGCCAATCAGGACGAGGAGGGAGACCAGGAAGTGTTCCAGGTGGAGATGAGTCGTGAGAACAGGAAGTGTGCGTTCCGGACTGCTGCCGGGAAGTACTGGACCCTCACCTCTTCTGGAGGACTACAGTGTACCGCCTCCACTaa gactGCCAACTGTTACTTTGACATGGAGTACTGTGGTAAGAAGCTGACTCTCCGTGCCGCCAACGGGAAATACGTCGCTGCCAAGAAGAACGGCCAGCTAGCTGCTACCGTCGACGTTGCCG GTGAGTCGGAGGAGTTCCTGATGAAGCTGATTAACCGTCCAATCATTGTCCTCCGTGGGGAACACGGTTTCATCGGGTGTCGTAAGGTCACAGGAACCCTGGACTCCAACCGTTCCTCGTACGACTACTTTACCCTGACCTTCAGAGAGGGGACGTACAGTTTacagg actcgACGGGGAAGTTCTGGATGGTTGGCAGCGAGGCGTCGGTGGTGAGCAGCAGTGACGACCCCGTCGACTTCCTGTTAGAGTTCTGCGACTACAACAAGGTCGCCATCCGCTCCGTCGCCGACGGGAAGTATCTCCACGGCGACCATGCCGGCGTCTTGAAGGCCAACGCCGACAACCTGGAGACCGCCACGCTCTGGGAGTACTGA